The Neoarius graeffei isolate fNeoGra1 chromosome 1, fNeoGra1.pri, whole genome shotgun sequence region cttatcctgtacagggtcgcaggcaagctggagcctatcccagctatgggcgagaggcggggtacaccctggacaagtcgccaggttatcgagggctgacacatagagacaaacaaccattcacactcacggtcaatttagagccaccaattagcctaacctgcatgtctttgggggaaaccggagcacctggaggaaacccacgcagacacagggagaacatgcaaactccacacagaaaggccctcacaggccactgggctcgaacccaggacctccttgctgtgaggcgacagtgctaaccactacaccaccatgccgcccctatatGAATTTCAGTgagctcaaaattttaaggcagcctgggtactaacttttttttttaagttaaaacaagaaATCATTTTTTACAATGTTGATTTTAACTATCATCACGCTCCACTCAGGTATTTCTCTTTTGAGATTTTTGGCAGGGTGGTGGAACTGCATCTCGTGGCCATGTTCCATTGTTATTTATCTGTTCTACAAGCACAACCTGTCCATGGTAAATACCAGCATCCTGAACACTGCTACCGGGGTTGCTCAGATGCGCATATGTATTACTTATATACTTCAGCCACAACCTGGTCTTCTTCCCATCAGGAATATTGAAGATTTTGTGCATTTCCTTTTCAATACAGGCTACTGTGTCTACTTTGCTGAACTGCCGACGAATACTTTGGTCCACATTACTGAATTCACATAATCTCACTTCAGTGAGATAGACCTCCACCTTACAGTGTTTCAGAAACATGCCTTGTTCAACCACTTTTCTTGCAATAGGCTTCTGATGCTCAGTCAAGCCATACCAGCTTATCAGTTTACCCCATGCCTCTTTAGGCAGAAGGATGTAGTCCAGGTCTTCGATTAGATGTTCCTTGAGAGAGAGTGAATCTGTGAGGAGTCCTGAGTTGTCCACTGGTCCAGGGTGACATGTCTGGTATCCCAGCATGTCCCAGCTATCAAATCCCACATATTTCTTCCATGTTTTGAACCAACTGGAGTCTACTAGGTACCATGTGTCACCTTTTTGTAATGGAGTTTTCAACAACCTTCCTATCTCTTCTTTTTGACAGTCCAGGGGTACTGCTGGATACATACACGCGCTGATACTGGTGGCAtgctaattttaaaaaaaaaaaaaaaccacaacacagTGCAATCTAAATTTAACTACAAGCCATtaactaaaacagcattttacaGTTTTAAATGAAACTGAAATTTCTCTTTCAAAGTATcataaaatacaaaaatacaCTGCATATTTACTCGCTTAGCACCAGGCATCTTCTCAGCTATGTTGTTAATAGATTCCTGAAGATGAAGCAAATCTTTCACCATATCCTTCACATTCAAACTGCTGTTAATTATAATTTGATCCCAGGTATCGGTGGAGGGAGGGGTGGATAATGTGAAGTAAGCCTACAATAAatcagaaaagaaatgaaaataaaTTCTTCAACATTGTGAGTGCTGTTCAGGTGAAGTGCTGCATGACAAGGACACTCGCCTGCAAGAGATGGATGTGGTCTTCACAGTTTAAGAGCTTCTCTAGCTCAGTGCCACTTCTTTTCAACTCAGCAATTTCCTCTTCTAGTGCTTTAACAGAACATTCAGCTTGCCTTTCTATGTCTTTCTGCTTCTTCTCCAACACCAGAAGCAGATCAGCCTGCATTCTCTCCATGGAGCTCATGAGAGACCTGAAGATTTCAGTGCTGTCCTCTTTTTCCTTATGTATATTTTTCTaacacgtttttaaaatgatcagTTCCTCTTGCTACATTGTATTTGTAGGAAATGTGGTGTATTCGGTAAGCTGCTTTCAGTTCAGACTCACTTTTTTGAGGACTACAGAACGCTTTATTTCTTCTATCTTTTTTCGTTTGTCCTGGATCATCTCCTGAACATCTGCTTGTGTTTTTCGCAtcttgttctgtggatggaagaaGATACTCATGTGACAAATAATTGAGGGAATGAAAAATCCTCAGGTTATCCTCACACATTGTTGTCGTTTTATTTGAATTTTAATCCACTCCAGTTGGCAAGGGAGTTTTACACAtaattagacaacctttattgtcattcagtatgcaacaagtgtacaccaaatGAAATTTCATTGCAAATTGGCTCAGcgcagaaataaatatgaagagtattcaattaaattatgcagcagcagaaatattataaagtgcaatagtataaagtgacctgtggaatttggaatgttcaagttataaatagaagtttagagtttggatttggagttcagcagtctggtggcctgggggaaaaagctgttacagaacctggtggtcctgcaccgaatgctgcggaacctctttccagaggccagaggggagaacaggcCATAATGAggatgtgaggggtcactgatgatgtttctggctcgagacatgcaacggcttggtgcaatgtcctgaatggagggaagagaagtccctatgattttctctgctgtcctcaccactctcctcacagtcttccagtcagaggcactgcagcctccacaccacacagagatacaGCTGGTcagaacgctctctatggtgcttctgtagaatgtagtgaggatgggcgggggcagatgggctcttctcatcctacgcaggaagtgcagacgttgctgtgccttcttgaccagtgacgcggtgttcgcagaccaggtgaagttgtctgtgatgtgcacccccaggaacttggtgctattgaccacctccacggccgtgttgttgaggagaagtggagcat contains the following coding sequences:
- the LOC132888139 gene encoding E3 ubiquitin/ISG15 ligase TRIM25-like isoform X1, with protein sequence MAASNTFLSEEQLQCSICLEIFIKPVTTSCGHNYCMLCLNKYWDNSQKYSCPFCKEEFSKRPELFVNTLISNLAAQFKESVKAQSSTRTKTTNAAQGNVPCDVCADPTQKALKSCLDCGVSFCDTHLDHHKISAKLKQHKLINAVKNLEDYICQRHQKPLEMFCRNDQKCVCLFCTEGEHKSHNTIPMEEEIADKKNKMRKTQADVQEMIQDKRKKIEEIKRSVVLKKKNIHKEKEDSTEIFRSLMSSMERMQADLLLVLEKKQKDIERQAECSVKALEEEIAELKRSGTELEKLLNCEDHIHLLQAYFTLSTPPSTDTWDQIIINSSLNVKDMVKDLLHLQESINNIAEKMPGAKRHATSISACMYPAVPLDCQKEEIGRLLKTPLQKGDTWYLVDSSWFKTWKKYVGFDSWDMLGYQTCHPGPVDNSGLLTDSLSLKEHLIEDLDYILLPKEAWGKLISWYGLTEHQKPIARKVVEQGMFLKHCKVEVYLTEVRLCEFSNVDQSIRRQFSKVDTVACIEKEMHKIFNIPDGKKTRLWLKYISNTYAHLSNPGSSVQDAGIYHGQVVLVEQINNNGTWPRDAVPPPCQKSQKRNT
- the LOC132888139 gene encoding uncharacterized protein LOC132888139 isoform X2 → MAASNTFLSEEQLQCSICLEIFIKPVTTSCGHNYCMLCLNKYWDNSQKYSCPFCKEEFSKRPELFVNTLISNLAAQFKESVKAQSSTRTKTTNAAQGNVPCDVCADPTQKALKSCLDCGVSFCDTHLDHHKISAKLKQHKLINAVKNLEDYICQRHQKPLEMFCRNDQKCVCLFCTEGEHKSHNTIPMEEEIADKKNKMRKTQADVQEMIQDKRKKIEEIKRSVVLKKAYFTLSTPPSTDTWDQIIINSSLNVKDMVKDLLHLQESINNIAEKMPGAKRHATSISACMYPAVPLDCQKEEIGRLLKTPLQKGDTWYLVDSSWFKTWKKYVGFDSWDMLGYQTCHPGPVDNSGLLTDSLSLKEHLIEDLDYILLPKEAWGKLISWYGLTEHQKPIARKVVEQGMFLKHCKVEVYLTEVRLCEFSNVDQSIRRQFSKVDTVACIEKEMHKIFNIPDGKKTRLWLKYISNTYAHLSNPGSSVQDAGIYHGQVVLVEQINNNGTWPRDAVPPPCQKSQKRNT
- the LOC132888139 gene encoding ubiquitin carboxyl-terminal hydrolase 15-like isoform X3; its protein translation is MRKTQADVQEMIQDKRKKIEEIKRSVVLKKKNIHKEKEDSTEIFRSLMSSMERMQADLLLVLEKKQKDIERQAECSVKALEEEIAELKRSGTELEKLLNCEDHIHLLQAYFTLSTPPSTDTWDQIIINSSLNVKDMVKDLLHLQESINNIAEKMPGAKRHATSISACMYPAVPLDCQKEEIGRLLKTPLQKGDTWYLVDSSWFKTWKKYVGFDSWDMLGYQTCHPGPVDNSGLLTDSLSLKEHLIEDLDYILLPKEAWGKLISWYGLTEHQKPIARKVVEQGMFLKHCKVEVYLTEVRLCEFSNVDQSIRRQFSKVDTVACIEKEMHKIFNIPDGKKTRLWLKYISNTYAHLSNPGSSVQDAGIYHGQVVLVEQINNNGTWPRDAVPPPCQKSQKRNT